Within Bradymonas sediminis, the genomic segment TTGAGCCCATCGAGGGTCGTGACATTCTCGCCGTTTTTCTTAAACCCGCCGATCCACTTATCTCTGGGCGTATGCTCCTCAAGCCAGGTATAGGGCGAGGCGATCATCAGAAGACCGCCGGGCTGGATGCGGGTGTGAATGTCGTTGAGGAATTTCGCGGGCTCATAGAGGCGGTCGATCAGGTTGGCCGCAAAGACCAGGTCGAAGTCGCGGTAATTCGGCTTCAGATTACACGCGTCGCCCTGGGCAAAGTCCGGGACGCGCACCTTATCGAGGCCCAACTCGGCGAGCGTGCGGGTCTTAAAGAGACGCAGATCGCCCTCGTCGGTCAGGGTATAGCGCAACATGCCGTCGCGCCCGATTTGCACGCCCTGGTCGATAAATCGCACCGAAAAATCAAGACCGAGCACCTCATCAAAATAGCGCGCTAACTCAAAACTCGCCCGCCCCGAGGCACAGCCCAAGTCCAGCGCCTTGCGGGTCTCTCGCCCCTCCAAATAGGGCGCCAAAAGCTCGACCAACGCCCGCGGGAAATTCGGAACCCCGAAATAACTATCGCCGTAGTGGAACTCGGCGTACTCCGACATCAGCTCATCGGTCTCGTAGAGCGACGTCGGCGCGGTGCGCTTGAGCTCGCCGCTGACATAGCGAAAGCCAGCGTGTTGGAAGAAGTGGCGGCGAAACGCATAGCGCGACGAGGGCTCGGTTTCGTTGCCACAGGAAATCCAGGAGCCGCCCTTCATCAGATTATGCTTTCCGTCAAAGGTGGGCACGCTGAAGTCGTCGTAGATGGGGTGAACTTCGAAGCCCTCGAAGGGATAAATCGGCGTCTGCGTCCACTGCCAGACGTTGCCAATCACGTCATAAAACTCGCCGTGCTTAAAGCGGTCCACCGGGCAGGAGGACGCGTGGTGGTCGAGGTGAAGATTGGCATTCCAGGGCGTATCCGGGCGCACCTGCACATCCGCGACATCGTAGAGGCGATACCACTCATCCTCGGTCGGCAGGCGAATGGGCTCACCGGTCTGCTCGGCCTTCCAATTGCAGAATGCCTCGGCCTCCAAAAAATTCGTCTCGACCGGCCAATTCCAGGGCATCGGAACCTCTTCGGTCATCAGGCGAAGCGCC encodes:
- the ovoA gene encoding 5-histidylcysteine sulfoxide synthase; translated protein: MHQESMPEDASIPPLVTRTPRLSGDDPLEMRRRIRDYFLDTWTRYESLFECLNCDDAYLKKSISLRHPLIFYLGHTATFFVNKLMLTRLLNERVDEEFESVFAVGVDEMSWDDLDESNYNWPTVAQVMEYRNKVRNRVLGIIESAPLSLPINQESPWWAIVMGIEHERIHLETSSVLIRQQKIEWVSPHPDWARCEDFGPAPTNKLLPVEGGRVVLGKDADSDIYGWDNEYGSHEADVAGFEASQYLVSNQEFLEFVEAGGYQNEAYWSEEGWQWLDFSKREAPEFWRKGASEATGEWALRLMTEEVPMPWNWPVETNFLEAEAFCNWKAEQTGEPIRLPTEDEWYRLYDVADVQVRPDTPWNANLHLDHHASSCPVDRFKHGEFYDVIGNVWQWTQTPIYPFEGFEVHPIYDDFSVPTFDGKHNLMKGGSWISCGNETEPSSRYAFRRHFFQHAGFRYVSGELKRTAPTSLYETDELMSEYAEFHYGDSYFGVPNFPRALVELLAPYLEGRETRKALDLGCASGRASFELARYFDEVLGLDFSVRFIDQGVQIGRDGMLRYTLTDEGDLRLFKTRTLAELGLDKVRVPDFAQGDACNLKPNYRDFDLVFAANLIDRLYEPAKFLNDIHTRIQPGGLLMIASPYTWLEEHTPRDKWIGGFKKNGENVTTLDGLKAHLEPNFRLLDAPRQVPFVIRETSHKFQHSLSEMTVWEPHDD